The genomic region ACGTAATTCACGTAATGTGACGAATTCACCGGAGCGGGTTGACATTGGCGCTTTTTTGCCATCGCGATACAGTACGGCAAATTGTACCAACGCGATTTGCAATCTTTCGGCATCAAGTTCCAATGCCTGCAGCGCGCCTTTTACTCGCGGGATATAACCGTGATGATCTGCGCCCCAGATATTGATCACCTGATCAAAGCCGCGCTCAAATTTATTCAGATGATAGGCGATATCGGAGGCGAAATAGGTAAATTGACCGTTCTCCCGCTGCACAACGCGATCTTTCTCGTCGCCAAAATCCGTAGAACGAAACCAGATCGCGCCGTCTTGTTGATACAAATGATGTTTCTTTGCCAATAGATCAATTGTGTGTGCTACCAGACCATTGTCATATAGCGATTGTTCTGAAAACCAAGTATCAAATTCAACACCGAACTCCATCAAATCATTGCGGCAATCGCCTAATTGCTCAGTGAGCACAAGATTATGTATATACGTATAATCCTGACCCAGTATTTTCTTTGTATTAGCAATCAGTTTATCTAGTTGCTCATCGGTGTTTACTGCGGTTGCTCGCACAGCCTCCGGCAAACTATCCAGCAAGAGCTCAGGTTGATGGACATAACGTTGTGCATGCGCCTGAAAAATCAGTTGCGCCATGGTTCTAACGTATTCTCCTTGATAGGCATTGTGCGGAAAAGGGACATGGATGTGATTGAGTTCGAGATAACGCAGCCACGTTGATAGCGTCAAGATATCCATTTGCCGCCCCGCATCGTTAACGTAGAATTCCCGGGATACATCAAATCCTACTGCAGCCAGGATATTGGATAAGCTCGCTCCAATGGCTGCACCACGGCCATGACCCACATGCAGGGGTCCTGTCGGGTTGGCTGAAACAAATTCCACCTGGATTTTTCTTCCTTGACCAGAGGTACTATTTCCAAATGTATTTTTGCTACGTAATATGAGATGTAGAAATTGTTGTTTGGCGGAATTTTTAAGATACAGATTGATAAATCCTGCCCCCGCGACTTCCACTTTCTCCAGATAGGGTGACGATGGCAGTGCATTAATCAATAATTGTGCAATTTCCCGCGGGTTTTTATGTAACGGTTTGGCTAACTGCATGGCCAAATTACACGAATAATCCCCATGACTGGCTTGTTTAGTGCGTGTCAGTTCAACACTTATAGCGGCGGTTTCAAAAGCTGTAATGGCGCTGGATGCTTTCTTGATAAGCTTGATAAAGTGTGTTTTGAAGTTGGGGAAATCGGATGATGTCATAGTTGAGGGCAAGCAGTAGTATTAGTTTATTGCGCTGAATTAAAGCGCATTGATACAGATTTATATTTGGATCATTTTAATGTCAGACACATTTTATCAGGTGGGTGACCTTAACCCAAAAATTGCTGACGATGTGTTTCAAAGAGGCAGATTCCTGCGCTAACGGCAACATTCAAGCTTTCAATATTACCCTGCATCGGGATTCTAACCAACTGATCGCAATTTTCCCGCGTCAAGCGCCGCAACCCTTTTTCTTCAGAACCGAATACCCAGGCAACAGAACCGCTGATCGGGAAATGAGTTAAATCGTGCGCAGCGTCTTCTGCGGTACCAAAAATCCAAATTCCTTGTTCTTTTAATTGTTTTAATGTGCGTGCCAGATTGGTGACAGAAATATAGGGCACGGTATCTGCCGCCCCGCTGGAAACCTTGTACACTGTGGGCGTTAATCCAACCGCCCGGTCTTTCGGAGCAATTACTGCATGTACGCCAAAAGCATCGGCGACGCGTAGACACGCACCCAGATTGTGTGGATCTTGGATTCCATCCAACACCAGCAATCGTGCAGGTTCGGTTAATCCATTAAGGATGTCATCAATACTGACATAATTACTTGAACTATCGATATTGGCCACAACGCCCTGGTGGCGATCATTGCCTGATATGCTGGTGAGTTTTGATCCGGTGCAGGAGATTACATGGATCTTCTTGTTTTCTGCCAGTTTGATTAATTCCTGCGCGCGTTGATCTGTGCGCGTAGCATCGATAAAAATCTCTCTGATACTATTAGGGTTTTGTCGTAATCGACTGGTAACGGCATGAAAACCAAATATAAAACGAGTGCTGGGCACGTTCTAATTAAACCTGAAAAAATAATGAGACATCATTTACCGCAAAGTGTGTATAGAAATAGGACAGGTTGCACAATAACGCTTTGTGTATAGGAGTATTGTAAAGCAATTTCAAATACTAAAGAGATTTCTTGTTTTTGACTGAACCCTTTGTTTTGGATTGTCTTGTTTTCTTTTCCGGTTCAGCTATAGCAAAATCTATTTTACTGGTTTCTAAATCAACTCGAACCAGCTTGACGCGTATCCGGTCACCAAGACGATATTGTTTACCGCTGCGTTCTCCCAGTAAAACATGCTTGGTCGCATCAAAATGAAAATAGTCACTGGGCAACTCAGAAATATGCACCAGTCCCTCGACATAAATATTGTCTAGTGCGACGAATAAGCCGAATCCGGTTACGCTGCTGATCACTCCATCGAAACATTCCCCGATTTTATCCTGCATATAAAAGCATTTTAGCCAGGATTCAACATCGCGCGTGGCATCGTCAGCACGACGCTCGGTCATTGAGCAGTGTTGCCCAAACTCCTGCCAATCACCAGGCTGATAAATTTCTCCTTTTAATACCGCTTTAATCGCGCGGTGCACCAAAAGATCAGGGTAGCGTCTGATTGGCGAGGTAAAATGCGTATAAGCATCGTATGCAAGCCCGAAATGACCGGTTAGATCAGGACTGTAGATAGCTTGTTGCAGCGATCTCAGCATTACGGTTTGAAGCAATTGTGCATCCGATCTATCTTTTATTTTGAGTAAGGTCTGCGCGTAATCCTGTGCGCTGGGTTTGTTTTTTCCTCCCAGTTGAATACCGAATTCTTTCAGGAAGTTGCGCAACGTATCAATCTTTTCCGGGGTAGGGCTTTCATGAATGCGATAAAGTGTGGTCTGGCCGTGTTTCTGCAGAAAATCCGCCGCACAGACATTGGCAGCCAGCATGCATTCCTCAATCAAGCGGTGTGCTTCGGTGCGTTGTACTGGCAAAATCTTTTCGATTTTTCCTTGATTGTTGAAGAACATCTGCGTCTCGGTAGTTTCAAAGTCGATTGCGCCGCGCTTCTTGCGGGCTTTTAGTAAGGATTTAAAAAGCTTATAAATTAATTGCAAATGAGGTAATAATTCTGCATATTCCTGTGCTTCGCAGCTTTTTGCGTCATCCAGCATTGCAGTAACTTGGGTATAGGTTAAGCGCGCGCGTGAAAGCATTACAGCCGGATAAAAAGAATAATTCAATATGTCGCCATTGGCTTGGAATTGTATTTCGCATACCATGCACAGACGTTTCTTGTCAGGATTGAGTGAACATAATCCATTAGATAAAATCTCTGGCAACATTGGAATGACACGACGTGGGAAATAAACCGAATTTCCTCGATTGAATGCTTCTCGGTCAATCAGATCGTGTGGTTTGACATAGTGACTGACATCTGCGATAGCAACATATAATCGATATCCTTTACCATCATTTGTGCAGAAAACAGCATCGTCAAAATCCTTTGCAGTCTCACCGTCAATGGTTATCAGCGGTAAATGACATAGATCTTCGCGTCCGGATAGGTCTTTTTTTAATACATTTTTTGGAAATTTGATTGAGAGTTCCTGAATATCAGGTGAAAATTCGTAGGGTAAGTCATGTTTGCGCAATGCAATTTCAATTTCCATTCCGGGCGCGGTATAGTTGCCGAGAATTTCAATAATTTTACCGATAGGTTGTGTGTGCTTGCTGGGTTGCTGAATGATTTCCACCATGACAACTTGACCAGCTTGGGCCTTCAGCGAGTGCTCCTGAGCGATTAGTATATCCTGACTGATGCGCTTGTTCTCCGCTGCCACCGATAGAATTCCGTGATCAATGTGTAACCGGCCTACTAATTGCTTATTGCAAGATTCTAATACCTCCACAATTGCAGCTTCTCTGCGTCCTCGTCGATCCAAGCCAATTTCGCGTACAACAACATGGTCACCGTGTAATGCTTTTTGCATTTCCTTTGCGCTTAAATACAAGTCTGCACTACCGTCATCCGGGATCAGAAAACCGAATTTATCGGCATGACCCTGAATTCTACCTTTGATCAAATCTAGTTTCTCCATCACGCAAATATCGCTTTTGCGGTTACGGAAAATCTGGCCTTCGCGCATCATTGCTGACAAGCGGCGATTAAACAGATCTTCTTCTTTTTTTGTAATGGATAGCAATTTTTGTAATAAGCGCTCAGCCACCGGAATACCTTGCTGTTTTAGAACCTGCAAAATATATTCCCGGCTAGGTAACGGGTGTCCGTAGCGTTTCTTTTCGCGTTCATAATGCGGATCAAAGCTCCGCAAGTTTTGTTTCTTCTTATTTGACAAAGCAGTGATTTCCTATAGAATTACGCGTTCTTTGGCAGCCTGTTTGGCTGTTCTTTGCCCAGATGGCGGAATTGGTAGACGCGCATGGTTCAGGTCCATGTGCCTTCGGGTGTGGAGGTTCGAGTCCTCTTCTGGGCACCATCAATCCCAATACAATAGCTTGTTGAATAAAAAATTATTATTGCTTGGTATAAGCTTGGTATAAATTGGTATGTCTAAATATTTTTTCTAGTTGTTTTTTAGTTAGCAAATTATATCAATTATGCTTATCTTTATTTTATATCACATCTCTGATGTAGTATTCCAAAATAAGGTAAATTCAATACTCCTCCTTCAAAATTCCTGTGCAAAAAATTTAATGAGCTGAACGATCTATAATCTATAGACTGTAACCTGTAACCTGTAACCTGTAACCTGTAACCTGTAACCTGTAACCTGTAACCTGTAACCTGTAACCTGTAACCTGTAACCCTTCGGGAGGTAAATTTTTTGTTTTATTTCTTCTTTACTGATTTCTATCTTCTCCGGCTTTTCCAGATAAGCTAGCTCTTGGCTGCTGTTTAATCTTTGCATCATCATTCATATATCCGCAATCAATTAACCAATAAATGTGAAATCGTTTGATAATCAATATCCTTGTGTACATATATGATAATGTTGATTCCTATCATATGTATCCTGGATTTCTTACAGATGAAATGTGATTTGTAAAGAACAGAGATAAATGACTTGTTATATAATGTGTTTTCTGATATTAGTACAAAATTTTTATACACTACCAACTACTGGAAGCGATAGGAGCCTTAAAAGATGTCAAAAGAGCTACAAGGTAAACAAGTGACTCCCTATGAACCAAAATCGGGTGAGGAATATATGAGTCCTAATCAGCTATTGCATTTTCGCAAAATACTGGAAGGTATGAAAATTGAGCTTAGTCAAGAAATTGATCGTGCTGTTCATACGATGCAGGATGAGGCAACGGTTTTTGCTGATCCTAATGATCGTGCGAGTCAAGAATCTGATATGACGCTTGAGTTACGAAATCGTGATCGTGAGCGTAAGCTCATTAAAAAGATTGATGAAATTATTGGTAAGATTGATTCTGAGGAGTATGGCTATTGCGAGAGCTGCGGGGTGGAGATTGGATTAAAAAGGCTTGAAGCAAGACCAACGGCAACGCTCTGTATTGATTGCAAGACATTAGATGAAATGCGCGAGAAACAGATAGCGAAATAACGGTGATAATATCAAGATTAAGTCATTATAATATAATTATTAAACCCTGTAAAAATACAGGGTTGCATGTATGCCCCAATGCAGTTTTAAGTGAGGGATTTCATCTCATGATTCTTCCTTCGTCATAGGATCAGAATCAGACGGATTTTCATCAGAAGATACAGCTTTCATACTTAGCCTTAACCTCCCTTTGTCGTCAGCTTCAAGAACTTTAACCCGTACCTGTTGACCTTCATTAAGGTGATCAGAAACATTATTGACTCGTTCATTGGCAATTTGAGAAATATGAAGCAATCCATCTTTGCCAGGAAGGACACTTACTATCGCTCCGAAATCAAGCAGTTTCAGAACTACACCATCATAGATTTTTCCAACTTCAACTTCTGCAGTAATATCTTCAATACGTTTTTTAGCAAGCTCGCCACCTTCGGCACTGACGCATGCAATTGTTACCTGACCATCATCGGTAATATCAATGGTAGTACCTGTTTCTTCCGTAAGCGCACGAATGACAGCACCACCTTTACCAATTACGTCACGAATTTTTTCTGGATTAATTTTGAGTTTTATAATACGTGGTGCGTGGACCGAAATATCTTCGCGAGTTGATGGTAGGGCCTGTTTCATAATTTGCAGAATATGCATCCTTCCTTCATGAGCTTGTATCAGTGCCGCATGCATAATTTCTTTGGTGATGCCTTGTATCTTAATATCCATTTGCAGTGCGGTAATACCTTTTTCCGTACCGGCGACTTTAAAATCCATATCACCAAGATGATCTTCGTCGCCGAGTATATCCGTAAGAACTGCGAAGCGGTTTCCATCCTTGATTAATCCCATGGCAATACCCGCAACATGAGCTTTTAGGGGTACTCCGGCATCCATTAGTGCAAGACAGCCGCTGCAAACCGATGCCATTGAGCTAGAGCCGTTGGATTCAGTGATTTCAGAGACAACTCGCAAAGAATAGCCGAACTCTTCAGGGGGGGGGAGAACAGCAACAAGAGCGCGCTTTGCCAGGCGTCCATGCCCGATTTCACGGCGTTTGGGAGTGCCAACACGACCTATTTCTCCTGTGGCATAAGGGGGCATATTATAGTGGAGTATAAATCGCTCATTATAATCACCTTGTAATGAATCAATTTTTTGCTCGTCACGAGCAGTGCCTAAAGTGGCAATTGCAAGTGCTTGTGTTTCGCCGCGAGTAAAGAGTGCTGAGCCATGAGTGCGGGGTAATACCCCATTACGAATCGTTATAGCTCTGACTGTGCGAGTACCTCGACCGTCAATGCGAGGTTCTCCATCCAGTATTTGGTTGCGGACGATTTTTGATTCCAGTGAAAAGAATGCTTCCATAAAAGCTTGTAATTCGGGTCCGTTCTCTGTGCCGACTCCAAGTTCATTCGATATACGCTCTCTAGTTGTTTTTATTGCTTCAGAACGCGTTTGTTTTTGTTTTATTTTGTATGCTTGCCGTAAATCAGCTTCTGCCATCATGGCAATTTTTTCTTCAAATGCGCTGTCTTTTGCAGGTGGTGTCCAATCCCATGCAGTTACACCAGCCTCATCAGCAAACTCATTAATTGCATCAATAACTATCTGCATTTGCTCATGGCCATATGTTACGGCACCAAGCATTACTTCTTCCGATAACTCTATTGCTTCGGATTCAACCATCAAAACGGCGTGTTGCGTTCCTGCAACAACCAAATTTAATTGTGTATCCTTAAGTTCTGAGGTAGTTGGATTTAAGACATACTCATTGTTGATGTAGCCAACGCGAGCTGCACCGAGGGGGCCATCAAAAGGAATTCCAGAGAGAGTCAATGCGGCAGATGTGCCAATAATCGAAGGAATATCAGGGTCAATTTCATTGTCAGCCGACATAACAGTAGCTACTATTTGAACCTCGTTATAGAAACCTTCGGGGAAAAGTGGACGGATCGGGCGATCGATTAATCGCGAAGTTAGTGTTTCTTTCTCGGATGGGCGTCCTTCACGCTTAAAGAAGCTTCCTGGTATTCTACCCGCCGCATAAGATCTTTCCTGATAGTCGACAGTAAGTGGAAAAAAATCCTGACCAGGTTTTATGTTTTTTGCACCCACTACGGTCACAAGTACTACCGTATCATCCATTGTAACTACTACGGCACCATGTGCCTGCCTTGCAATTTCACCTGTTTCCAGTGTAAGTTGATGTCGTCCGTAGGTAATGCTTTTCTTTATAGATTTCAATTAATAACCCTTTTTCTTCTGAATAAATTTTTCTAAATCTTGGATTACCTGCAAGCCAACGCATTGATTGCATGACAACTTTAATGGGAAATAATTTATGTGATAGCTGCCAATTAAGTAAAAGAGGCACGTTTATTTACGTAAGCCAAGGCGTTCAATCAATGTCTGATAAGTATCTAAGTTACGTTGTTTTAAATAATCAAGTAACTTGCGGCGGCGACCAACCATACGCAGTAAACCGCGCCGGGAATGATGATCTTTGACGTGAATCTTGAAGTGTCCTATCAAATCATTGATTCTGGCTGTTAAAAGTGCAACTTGAACTTCTGGAGAACCAGTATCCCCTTCTGCTCTTTGATAGTCGCGTACTACCTGTGCTTTTTGGTCGATTGTGACTGACATAAATTTCTCCGATTAAATTACCCTATTATTATAAAAGCCCGAAATTTTACTCTTTAATATTGCGCTTGTCCAAACTGGATCCAGGTATGTTGCCCAAGTTACGATGTGATAATGACAGTGATGATTGCAAAAGTGAATACAGACATGATAAGCGACAAATTGTGATAATTCTTAACCAACTCTAATTAGCATGCGGCGTGCCTTAAATAAATTCTAATTTTGAAAATTAATGGTATTTAACATTTGTACAAGTGAATAAC from Nitrosomonas ureae harbors:
- the dksA gene encoding RNA polymerase-binding protein DksA, with protein sequence MSKELQGKQVTPYEPKSGEEYMSPNQLLHFRKILEGMKIELSQEIDRAVHTMQDEATVFADPNDRASQESDMTLELRNRDRERKLIKKIDEIIGKIDSEEYGYCESCGVEIGLKRLEARPTATLCIDCKTLDEMREKQIAK
- the rnr gene encoding ribonuclease R; protein product: MSNKKKQNLRSFDPHYEREKKRYGHPLPSREYILQVLKQQGIPVAERLLQKLLSITKKEEDLFNRRLSAMMREGQIFRNRKSDICVMEKLDLIKGRIQGHADKFGFLIPDDGSADLYLSAKEMQKALHGDHVVVREIGLDRRGRREAAIVEVLESCNKQLVGRLHIDHGILSVAAENKRISQDILIAQEHSLKAQAGQVVMVEIIQQPSKHTQPIGKIIEILGNYTAPGMEIEIALRKHDLPYEFSPDIQELSIKFPKNVLKKDLSGREDLCHLPLITIDGETAKDFDDAVFCTNDGKGYRLYVAIADVSHYVKPHDLIDREAFNRGNSVYFPRRVIPMLPEILSNGLCSLNPDKKRLCMVCEIQFQANGDILNYSFYPAVMLSRARLTYTQVTAMLDDAKSCEAQEYAELLPHLQLIYKLFKSLLKARKKRGAIDFETTETQMFFNNQGKIEKILPVQRTEAHRLIEECMLAANVCAADFLQKHGQTTLYRIHESPTPEKIDTLRNFLKEFGIQLGGKNKPSAQDYAQTLLKIKDRSDAQLLQTVMLRSLQQAIYSPDLTGHFGLAYDAYTHFTSPIRRYPDLLVHRAIKAVLKGEIYQPGDWQEFGQHCSMTERRADDATRDVESWLKCFYMQDKIGECFDGVISSVTGFGLFVALDNIYVEGLVHISELPSDYFHFDATKHVLLGERSGKQYRLGDRIRVKLVRVDLETSKIDFAIAEPEKKTRQSKTKGSVKNKKSL
- the rlmB gene encoding 23S rRNA (guanosine(2251)-2'-O)-methyltransferase RlmB → MPSTRFIFGFHAVTSRLRQNPNSIREIFIDATRTDQRAQELIKLAENKKIHVISCTGSKLTSISGNDRHQGVVANIDSSSNYVSIDDILNGLTEPARLLVLDGIQDPHNLGACLRVADAFGVHAVIAPKDRAVGLTPTVYKVSSGAADTVPYISVTNLARTLKQLKEQGIWIFGTAEDAAHDLTHFPISGSVAWVFGSEEKGLRRLTRENCDQLVRIPMQGNIESLNVAVSAGICLFETHRQQFLG
- the argS gene encoding arginine--tRNA ligase, coding for MTSSDFPNFKTHFIKLIKKASSAITAFETAAISVELTRTKQASHGDYSCNLAMQLAKPLHKNPREIAQLLINALPSSPYLEKVEVAGAGFINLYLKNSAKQQFLHLILRSKNTFGNSTSGQGRKIQVEFVSANPTGPLHVGHGRGAAIGASLSNILAAVGFDVSREFYVNDAGRQMDILTLSTWLRYLELNHIHVPFPHNAYQGEYVRTMAQLIFQAHAQRYVHQPELLLDSLPEAVRATAVNTDEQLDKLIANTKKILGQDYTYIHNLVLTEQLGDCRNDLMEFGVEFDTWFSEQSLYDNGLVAHTIDLLAKKHHLYQQDGAIWFRSTDFGDEKDRVVQRENGQFTYFASDIAYHLNKFERGFDQVINIWGADHHGYIPRVKGALQALELDAERLQIALVQFAVLYRDGKKAPMSTRSGEFVTLRELRQEVGKDAARFFYVMRKSDQHLDFDMDLAKSQSNENPVYYVQYAHARVCSVLMQWEGNIDDLQEANVDALSSPAELALLQKLIDFPDTIEIAAKESSPHLIAFYLRELASEFHSYYNSTRFLVPEIPLQHARLALIASIRQVLHNGLTLLGVSAPDKM
- the rpsO gene encoding 30S ribosomal protein S15 — encoded protein: MSVTIDQKAQVVRDYQRAEGDTGSPEVQVALLTARINDLIGHFKIHVKDHHSRRGLLRMVGRRRKLLDYLKQRNLDTYQTLIERLGLRK
- the pnp gene encoding polyribonucleotide nucleotidyltransferase, with amino-acid sequence MKSIKKSITYGRHQLTLETGEIARQAHGAVVVTMDDTVVLVTVVGAKNIKPGQDFFPLTVDYQERSYAAGRIPGSFFKREGRPSEKETLTSRLIDRPIRPLFPEGFYNEVQIVATVMSADNEIDPDIPSIIGTSAALTLSGIPFDGPLGAARVGYINNEYVLNPTTSELKDTQLNLVVAGTQHAVLMVESEAIELSEEVMLGAVTYGHEQMQIVIDAINEFADEAGVTAWDWTPPAKDSAFEEKIAMMAEADLRQAYKIKQKQTRSEAIKTTRERISNELGVGTENGPELQAFMEAFFSLESKIVRNQILDGEPRIDGRGTRTVRAITIRNGVLPRTHGSALFTRGETQALAIATLGTARDEQKIDSLQGDYNERFILHYNMPPYATGEIGRVGTPKRREIGHGRLAKRALVAVLPPPEEFGYSLRVVSEITESNGSSSMASVCSGCLALMDAGVPLKAHVAGIAMGLIKDGNRFAVLTDILGDEDHLGDMDFKVAGTEKGITALQMDIKIQGITKEIMHAALIQAHEGRMHILQIMKQALPSTREDISVHAPRIIKLKINPEKIRDVIGKGGAVIRALTEETGTTIDITDDGQVTIACVSAEGGELAKKRIEDITAEVEVGKIYDGVVLKLLDFGAIVSVLPGKDGLLHISQIANERVNNVSDHLNEGQQVRVKVLEADDKGRLRLSMKAVSSDENPSDSDPMTKEES